One genomic region from Metallosphaera tengchongensis encodes:
- a CDS encoding Zn-ribbon domain-containing OB-fold protein, giving the protein MRILPPKIWRNKDTHYALSASVCEKCGNVIFPARASCNKCGSFKVKLVKLSGKGTLLSFTKSHQIRTGYEKESPVYFGLIRLDEGIEILAPLVDVDDDPKDGSRVEATIRRLRVDSSNGLIEYGTKFRLIENE; this is encoded by the coding sequence ATGAGAATCCTTCCTCCTAAGATTTGGAGAAACAAAGATACTCACTACGCTCTCTCAGCTTCCGTGTGTGAGAAATGCGGGAATGTAATATTCCCTGCAAGGGCTTCATGTAATAAATGCGGTTCCTTCAAGGTTAAATTAGTGAAATTAAGTGGTAAAGGCACTCTTCTCTCATTCACCAAGTCTCACCAAATTAGAACAGGTTACGAGAAGGAATCCCCCGTTTACTTTGGACTAATAAGATTAGATGAAGGTATAGAGATTCTAGCCCCCCTAGTTGACGTGGATGACGATCCTAAGGACGGGTCAAGGGTAGAGGCCACGATCAGAAGACTCAGGGTTGACTCTAGTAACGGGCTAATAGAGTATGGGACTAAGTTTAGGCTGATTGAAAATGAGTAA
- a CDS encoding phosphorylating glyceraldehyde-3-phosphate dehydrogenase — translation MIKVAVNGYGTIGKRVASAVTLQPDMSLIGVSKTSPNFEAYQAQKAGLNIYVTNDSLKEFEEAGIKIKGTLDEMFKEADVIVDATPNGVGAQYKQVYSSMGKKALFQGGEKSNVAEVSFSALCNYDEALGKQFVRVVSCNTTGLLRTLCTINKVSRLQKVRATIVRRAADPKETKKGPINSLVPDPASIPSHHAKDVNTVIKDLDIVTMAVVAPTTLMHVHLLDITLSSQVSREDILNALMNTPRILLVSGKSKVGSTAEIIEVARDMGRNRNDLYELVVFEDSVSVKGNEAFLMYAVHQESIVVPENIDAIRAVSGFKEGLKSMEVTNTAMGIRKGYLV, via the coding sequence ATGATTAAAGTTGCGGTAAATGGATACGGGACAATAGGGAAGAGAGTTGCCAGTGCCGTAACGCTTCAGCCAGACATGAGTCTGATTGGAGTTTCGAAAACATCCCCAAATTTTGAAGCGTATCAGGCTCAGAAAGCAGGGTTAAACATTTACGTTACCAATGACTCGCTTAAGGAATTTGAGGAGGCAGGAATTAAGATCAAAGGAACATTAGATGAAATGTTTAAGGAAGCGGATGTGATAGTGGATGCGACCCCCAACGGTGTAGGTGCTCAGTACAAGCAGGTTTACTCCTCGATGGGTAAGAAGGCCTTATTTCAAGGCGGAGAAAAATCTAACGTAGCAGAAGTCTCGTTCTCAGCCTTATGTAATTACGATGAGGCCTTAGGTAAACAATTTGTCAGAGTGGTTTCGTGCAACACTACGGGTTTGCTCAGAACTCTATGCACAATTAATAAAGTGAGTAGGCTACAAAAGGTTAGAGCTACTATCGTAAGGAGGGCAGCAGATCCCAAGGAAACAAAGAAAGGACCAATTAACTCTCTAGTTCCAGATCCAGCTTCAATCCCCAGTCATCACGCCAAAGACGTCAACACAGTAATTAAGGATTTGGACATAGTTACAATGGCAGTAGTAGCGCCCACGACACTGATGCACGTTCATTTGCTGGACATCACATTGTCATCTCAAGTCTCGAGGGAGGACATACTCAATGCGCTGATGAATACACCAAGAATATTGTTGGTGAGCGGGAAATCCAAGGTCGGATCAACAGCGGAGATTATAGAGGTAGCTAGAGATATGGGTAGAAACAGGAACGATCTGTACGAGTTAGTCGTTTTTGAGGACTCCGTATCAGTGAAGGGAAATGAAGCGTTCTTAATGTATGCGGTTCATCAAGAGTCCATAGTAGTTCCTGAAAACATAGACGCCATAAGAGCGGTATCCGGGTTTAAGGAAGGCTTGAAGTCAATGGAAGTTACTAACACAGCAATGGGAATAAGGAAAGGATATCTGGTGTAG
- the glyA gene encoding serine hydroxymethyltransferase, with protein sequence MDVQKDLEKVIELTREQNKWRRVEAINLIASENVMSPLAESLYMSDFMSRYAEGKPYKRFYQGTKYVDEIEVLAMNLMNEITGSKFSDLRPTSGTLANAAVFRILAEPGDKALIAPVQAGAHVSHTKFGTLGALGIEHIEMPYDKENMNVDVDKAVKMIEEVKPKFVVLGGSLYLFPHPTKELAPHVHSVGAKLVYDAAHVYGLMVGKVWSNPLDEGADFLNVSTHKTFPGPQGGAIFSNDENEFKKVSRTIFPWFVSNHHLHRLPSTAITALEMKVHGQEYAAQIVRNSKALAESLASLGFNVIGEHLGYTKSHQVAVDVRKLGGGTFVAKTLESANIIVNKNLLPYDPPEAVNDPSGIRIGVQEMTRYGMKEGEMEEIATLMKQILMEKKDIQEIKRKVIELRSRFLEVKFALNYDLSKYNSKVIPMIM encoded by the coding sequence ATGGATGTTCAAAAAGATTTAGAAAAAGTGATTGAACTAACAAGGGAGCAGAACAAATGGAGAAGAGTGGAGGCCATAAATCTCATTGCGTCTGAAAATGTAATGAGTCCATTAGCTGAGTCGCTCTACATGAGCGATTTTATGTCGAGGTATGCTGAAGGTAAACCCTACAAAAGGTTTTACCAGGGTACCAAATACGTTGATGAAATTGAAGTTTTAGCCATGAATTTAATGAACGAAATCACCGGAAGTAAGTTCTCTGATCTCAGACCAACGAGCGGCACTTTAGCTAATGCAGCAGTTTTTAGAATCCTTGCAGAGCCTGGAGATAAGGCCTTAATAGCTCCAGTTCAAGCCGGTGCCCACGTCAGTCACACTAAATTTGGTACTTTAGGCGCTCTTGGGATAGAGCACATAGAGATGCCTTATGACAAGGAAAACATGAATGTTGACGTGGATAAGGCAGTAAAAATGATAGAGGAAGTAAAGCCTAAATTTGTTGTACTTGGAGGAAGCCTTTACCTATTTCCCCATCCTACTAAGGAGTTGGCTCCCCATGTTCATTCCGTAGGAGCTAAATTGGTATATGACGCTGCCCACGTCTACGGGCTTATGGTAGGGAAGGTATGGAGCAATCCCCTAGATGAGGGTGCAGACTTCTTGAACGTATCTACACACAAAACTTTTCCTGGCCCGCAGGGTGGAGCTATATTTTCTAACGACGAGAATGAGTTCAAGAAGGTCTCAAGGACCATCTTCCCGTGGTTCGTGAGCAACCATCACTTACACAGATTACCTTCCACTGCCATTACTGCATTGGAAATGAAAGTCCACGGGCAAGAATATGCTGCTCAGATAGTTAGGAACTCAAAGGCCTTAGCCGAAAGCTTAGCGTCCCTTGGGTTTAATGTGATAGGGGAACACTTAGGCTATACCAAGAGTCATCAAGTAGCCGTGGATGTGAGGAAACTTGGTGGGGGAACGTTTGTTGCCAAGACATTGGAAAGCGCTAACATAATCGTGAACAAGAACCTTCTTCCTTACGACCCACCTGAAGCAGTAAATGACCCAAGCGGGATAAGGATTGGAGTGCAGGAGATGACCAGATACGGAATGAAGGAAGGTGAGATGGAGGAAATAGCAACGTTGATGAAACAAATATTAATGGAAAAGAAAGATATTCAGGAAATAAAGAGAAAGGTCATTGAATTAAGATCCAGATTCTTGGAAGTAAAATTCGCGCTCAACTACGACCTATCCAAATATAACTCCAAGGTCATTCCGATGATAATGTGA
- a CDS encoding universal stress protein → MGSPTYTVSMWFRKILVPIDGSENSMRALELAIDFSLRYGSRVTIFYACDRCNDKETLQKLVKEKIEDRIDYEFRSAEISRDSSISNEILKVLSEGVFDAVIMGARGNTTNSDINTGSNALSVVVNAPVTVIVVR, encoded by the coding sequence ATGGGTTCTCCAACCTATACGGTGAGCATGTGGTTCAGAAAGATCTTAGTCCCTATAGACGGCTCAGAGAACAGTATGAGGGCGTTGGAGTTGGCAATTGACTTTAGTTTAAGGTATGGTTCTAGAGTTACAATATTTTACGCTTGCGATAGATGTAACGATAAGGAGACTTTGCAAAAGTTAGTGAAGGAGAAAATTGAGGATAGAATCGACTATGAGTTTAGATCGGCTGAGATATCTAGGGATAGTAGTATATCCAATGAAATTCTAAAGGTTCTATCCGAGGGTGTCTTTGACGCTGTAATAATGGGAGCTAGAGGAAACACGACAAATAGTGACATTAATACAGGTTCCAATGCACTTTCAGTGGTAGTCAACGCACCGGTGACTGTTATTGTTGTCAGATGA
- the hmgA gene encoding hydroxymethylglutaryl-CoA reductase (NADPH) codes for MSNRIEDVVDKIVKGEVELHKIDEILDANAAMVARRLAIERLTGNGLPSIGSTIIDYYDIKNKNAENVIGATQIPLGVAGPILIDGDYAKGNFFVPLATTEGALIASVNRGMKVLRKAGPVRTKIVRDGMTRAPVFVLDSVVGAMKFIEWVNQNFEAIRNVTESTSKHGKLKKIEPLLLGNNVWLRFEFETGDAMGMNMVTIATEAACSYIEQNFEGARCVAVSGNACSDKKQSMVNELWGRGKTVVAETIISSEILKKELRTTAEKILDVNLRKNWLGGARAGTIFQYNAHFANIIAAIFIATGQDVAQVVESSTGFTWVENRGDNLYISVTLPSLEVGTVGGGTRLPTQREALSIMGVQGSGNPPGSNAKKFAEIIAAAVLAGELNLLSALSTRELGKAHKMLGRGIKT; via the coding sequence ATGAGTAATCGAATAGAGGACGTTGTCGACAAGATAGTTAAGGGTGAAGTTGAACTTCACAAAATAGATGAAATTTTAGATGCTAACGCCGCTATGGTCGCAAGAAGACTAGCGATCGAAAGGCTTACTGGAAATGGGCTTCCAAGTATAGGATCTACAATTATTGACTATTATGATATAAAAAATAAGAATGCAGAGAACGTGATAGGTGCAACTCAAATACCCCTAGGAGTAGCAGGACCCATTCTAATTGACGGGGATTACGCTAAGGGTAACTTTTTCGTACCTCTTGCTACTACCGAGGGAGCGCTCATAGCCAGCGTTAATAGGGGTATGAAAGTTTTACGAAAAGCAGGTCCTGTGAGAACCAAGATAGTAAGAGATGGTATGACTAGGGCCCCAGTATTCGTGTTAGATAGTGTAGTGGGCGCAATGAAGTTCATAGAATGGGTTAATCAGAACTTTGAGGCAATACGTAATGTTACAGAATCTACCTCGAAGCATGGGAAGCTAAAGAAAATAGAGCCTCTTCTCTTAGGCAATAACGTTTGGCTTAGGTTTGAATTTGAAACAGGAGATGCCATGGGAATGAATATGGTTACTATAGCTACGGAAGCCGCTTGCTCCTATATCGAACAAAATTTTGAGGGTGCTAGATGCGTTGCCGTCAGCGGAAATGCTTGTAGTGATAAAAAGCAATCTATGGTAAACGAGTTGTGGGGTAGGGGAAAAACCGTAGTAGCTGAAACAATAATATCATCAGAAATATTAAAAAAAGAACTGAGGACGACTGCGGAGAAAATACTGGATGTTAACTTAAGAAAAAACTGGTTAGGCGGAGCCAGAGCAGGGACTATTTTCCAATACAACGCTCACTTTGCCAACATTATAGCGGCTATATTTATCGCCACTGGACAAGACGTGGCCCAAGTTGTGGAGAGTAGTACAGGGTTCACGTGGGTTGAAAACAGAGGAGATAATTTATACATCTCCGTCACGTTACCCTCGCTTGAAGTGGGGACTGTAGGTGGGGGGACTAGACTACCAACTCAAAGGGAAGCTCTATCAATAATGGGAGTACAGGGAAGTGGAAATCCTCCAGGAAGCAACGCGAAAAAGTTTGCCGAAATAATTGCCGCCGCGGTGTTAGCTGGAGAACTCAACTTACTATCTGCCCTTTCCACGAGAGAGTTGGGAAAAGCACATAAGATGCTAGGAAGAGGAATTAAAACTTAA
- a CDS encoding ribbon-helix-helix protein, CopG family: protein MRVVTFKAEEDLLLKLDLYAANKRIARSEIIRDALKKYLEAAGGI from the coding sequence ATGAGGGTCGTTACGTTTAAGGCAGAGGAAGACTTACTCCTTAAACTAGACCTCTATGCAGCTAACAAAAGGATAGCTAGGAGTGAAATAATAAGAGATGCATTAAAGAAGTATCTAGAAGCCGCTGGCGGGATTTGA
- a CDS encoding phosphoglycerate kinase: protein MIKVNELNIPTLDDLNFTNSKVMVRVDINSPVDVKNGKLLDDSRIRAHVDTIRELVNKGNSVVLISHQGRPGDNDFTDLSEHSRLLQKYLDLEVEFVDDVMGPYARERIKNMKSGSVILLDNIRFVSEELIEASPLQHSRSFLVKRLSPLFQGYVNDAFATSHRSQASLVGFPLVLRSSAGRVMEREVSALAKVFNEEDSPKIFIMGGGKVLDSLRIIENLVKRRLADRILTGGLIAELFAVAKGLDLGKENLQVLEKVGVLGLVTRARKLLLSGAPVEIPVDFKVEREGKVYEEPANKVNGVIKDIGSATVGIYSSFIRDAKTIVMRGPMGIIEDERFRESSKILLRNSMESPGYLIIGGGHMISLLGGDVNVSSSKMHVSTGGGALLLFLAGEKLPALEALDISAREVLKK, encoded by the coding sequence CTGATAAAGGTAAATGAGTTGAATATTCCTACTCTTGATGATCTTAATTTCACAAATAGTAAAGTAATGGTAAGAGTTGATATAAACTCCCCTGTGGACGTCAAGAACGGGAAATTGTTAGATGATTCTAGAATTAGAGCTCACGTGGATACAATAAGAGAGCTGGTAAATAAAGGGAATAGCGTCGTGTTAATATCGCATCAGGGAAGACCTGGAGATAATGATTTCACTGATCTTAGCGAGCATTCTAGACTGCTTCAAAAGTATTTGGATTTGGAAGTCGAATTTGTGGACGACGTGATGGGTCCATATGCTAGAGAGAGAATAAAGAACATGAAAAGTGGGTCTGTTATTCTTTTGGATAACATAAGGTTTGTGTCAGAGGAGCTAATAGAGGCGTCCCCCCTTCAACATTCAAGGAGTTTTCTTGTTAAAAGGCTTTCCCCACTATTTCAGGGCTACGTCAACGACGCTTTCGCAACTTCCCATAGGAGCCAAGCCAGCTTGGTAGGTTTCCCTCTGGTCCTTAGATCTAGCGCTGGAAGAGTCATGGAGAGGGAGGTTTCTGCGCTAGCGAAGGTTTTCAACGAAGAAGACTCTCCAAAGATTTTCATAATGGGGGGAGGAAAGGTACTGGACAGCCTAAGGATAATAGAGAACCTAGTTAAGAGGAGGCTTGCCGACAGAATACTCACGGGAGGGCTCATAGCTGAGCTATTTGCTGTTGCTAAAGGGTTAGATTTAGGGAAGGAAAACCTTCAGGTACTAGAAAAGGTTGGTGTCCTTGGCCTCGTTACCAGGGCAAGAAAGTTACTGCTCTCAGGGGCACCGGTGGAAATACCTGTGGATTTCAAGGTGGAGAGAGAAGGGAAGGTGTATGAGGAACCTGCAAACAAGGTTAACGGTGTAATAAAGGATATAGGTTCAGCCACTGTTGGGATTTACTCCTCCTTTATCAGAGATGCTAAAACTATAGTCATGAGAGGGCCCATGGGGATAATTGAAGATGAGAGGTTTAGAGAGTCAAGTAAGATCCTCCTTAGGAACTCCATGGAGAGTCCAGGTTATTTGATAATAGGAGGCGGACATATGATTAGTCTTTTAGGCGGAGATGTGAACGTTAGTAGTTCAAAAATGCACGTATCTACAGGAGGAGGAGCCCTTCTCCTATTTCTTGCTGGGGAGAAGCTGCCAGCATTAGAAGCTTTAGACATTTCCGCTAGAGAGGTGTTAAAGAAATGA
- a CDS encoding SufB/SufD family protein: MPIVDHDNALKYMSSLGFKSEREDIFQKYLALPYQVVSDSPTIKHYTEWSIFEGLNLNVNQNPLGNVKVPLEGYTTFVFDNNIPLDFQPSDSVKCGLVKPEDHKLVALTLSLARKISLNKGGKYLVFNSCKGNNFCPVSIDVTVPEGESMEVIYYSDASEVAMPSSAISLDVPKGSSLSFSIVNSSRNSFGFVYAKARVEGEINSSIFSVGQSLGHTEYHVNLEEEALANFNAKALGIGDNKVNILANVNHRGKKSVSNGVLKAVASGSSFTVIRGDAVIEESALDSSTTILGKALIIGDDSKAVVAPMLEVKTGKIVTAKHSASASKVSEDLIFYLENRGLDKRSAEGLIIRGFLSDDNDNQIIRTLVEDAISKMGY, from the coding sequence ATGCCGATCGTGGATCACGATAATGCCCTAAAGTATATGTCTAGTCTAGGGTTTAAATCTGAGAGAGAAGATATTTTTCAAAAATATCTAGCCTTACCCTATCAGGTAGTCAGTGATTCTCCTACCATAAAGCATTATACGGAATGGTCTATCTTTGAGGGGTTAAACCTTAACGTCAATCAAAATCCTCTCGGTAACGTTAAGGTTCCATTGGAGGGTTATACTACTTTCGTATTTGATAATAACATTCCTCTGGATTTTCAACCGTCGGACTCAGTAAAATGTGGACTAGTTAAGCCTGAAGATCATAAGCTGGTCGCTCTTACTCTTTCTCTGGCCAGGAAGATTTCGCTCAATAAAGGAGGTAAGTATCTGGTCTTTAATAGTTGTAAGGGAAACAACTTCTGTCCCGTCTCTATTGACGTTACAGTCCCAGAGGGAGAAAGTATGGAGGTAATATATTATTCTGACGCCTCTGAAGTAGCTATGCCCAGCTCGGCCATTTCCCTTGACGTACCTAAAGGTTCATCATTGTCATTTTCCATTGTGAACTCGAGTCGTAATTCCTTCGGTTTTGTTTACGCAAAGGCCAGGGTTGAGGGGGAAATAAATTCGTCCATTTTCTCTGTAGGTCAATCTCTTGGGCATACCGAGTATCATGTGAACTTAGAGGAAGAAGCGTTGGCCAACTTTAACGCAAAAGCTCTCGGAATAGGAGATAATAAGGTGAATATACTGGCAAACGTAAATCATAGGGGTAAGAAGAGCGTTAGTAACGGTGTTCTTAAGGCGGTAGCCTCAGGCAGTTCCTTTACCGTGATAAGAGGAGACGCGGTTATAGAGGAGAGTGCTCTAGATTCTTCAACTACCATACTTGGTAAGGCTTTAATAATTGGTGACGACTCCAAAGCTGTTGTGGCTCCAATGCTCGAAGTGAAAACGGGCAAGATAGTCACAGCTAAACACTCTGCGTCGGCCTCAAAGGTTAGCGAGGATCTTATCTTTTACCTTGAAAACAGAGGTTTAGACAAAAGGAGTGCGGAAGGTCTAATCATTCGTGGTTTCCTTTCTGATGATAATGATAACCAGATTATCAGAACTCTAGTCGAAGATGCCATATCTAAAATGGGATATTAA